The following proteins are co-located in the Microplitis demolitor isolate Queensland-Clemson2020A chromosome 5, iyMicDemo2.1a, whole genome shotgun sequence genome:
- the LOC103578232 gene encoding DNA helicase MCM9 — MLKDYLIKHHHNDLKEIINSPDVSAHYSIYVNLATLYVDELELVEKITRQPTKYLPLCDQSAVDVQKLIIDNDNADDDNKIQRVKSKVHIRITGAPWKINDDTEGQLVSITGITVRISQPTMLTKVKRFLCKKCANITTIKLNWETMSYNNNNSTECESCDSKSLTLVNSPDPEDVYDYQEVKIQEKSKTETGSSYSVGMQVLLLDDLINKCKPGDDVEISGVITRRWSPLEEGKRAQHTTIMIANNVSVLRKVIDSDYKQSEVREIFDNYWKIYENDPLVGRNKILASICPQLYGMFTVKLALAIVLAGGVPRLNQTGVRVRGEPHLLMIGDPGTGKSQILRTAGKLATRSVTTTGIGTTAAGLTAAAVKDSDGWHLEAGALVLADKGVCCVDEFSTMSSNDRASMHEAMEQQTISIAKGGLVSTLNTRCSLVAATNPIGGKIVQDEEVKTRIGGPLLSRFDIILHLQDNHNKEWDELTTRHIIDISCEDEKEQTERNLKNPMVLLKSDNLWKNESLREYFAYVHSFDPVISKEADKILSSVFLYLRSNTTDRLEDRTTVRLLDSLIRLAEGHARLMYKKVVDVQDAIVAAQLVGVVPMKMDAGCPFPEDPQAAFEEEADAVLKLLDSDYLTPPKSGL; from the exons atgttaaaagatTATCTCATAAAACATCATCATAATgatttgaaagaaataattaattcaccTGATGTATCTGCACACTATTCTATTTATGttaa tttggcTACGTTGTATGTGGATGAGTTAGAGCTGGTGGAAAAAATAACTCGCCAGCCAACAAAATACCTGCCGCTGTGTGACCAGTCAGCTGTTGATGTccagaaattaattattgacaatgACAATGCTGATGATGACAACAAAATACAAAGGGTCAAAAGTAAAGTGCATATAAGAATAACTGGAGCGCCatggaaaataaatgatgacACTGAGGGACAACTTGTTTCGATCACCGGCATAACTGTCAGAATATCGCAGCCCACTATGCTGACGAAAGTTAAGCGGTTTTTATGCAAAAAGTGTGCGAACATCACTACAATAAAa tTAAATTGGGAAACAATGtcatacaataataataatagtactgAGTGCGAATCATGTGACAGCAAAAGTTTGACACTTGTGAACAGTCCTGACCCAGAAGACGTTTACGATTACCAAGAAGTTAAAATACaagaaaaatctaaaaccGAAACTGGTAGTTCGTATTCCGTTGGTATGCAAGTTCTGTTGCTTgatgatttaataaacaaGTGTAAGCCTGGTGATGACGTTGAAATAAG cgGTGTTATTACAAGAAGATGGTCGCCTCTCGAAGAAGGCAAAAGAGCGCAACACACAACTATCATGATCGCAAATAACGTCAGTGTGCTTCGTAAAGTGATTGATTCAGATTACAAACAGTCTGAGGTCAGAGAAATATTCgataattattggaaaatttatgaaaacgaTCCTCTGGTTGGTCGGAATAAAATATTGGCGTCTATTTGTCCTCAA CTTTACGGAATGTTTACTGTTAAGCTTGCATTAGCAATTGTTTTAGCCGGTGGTGTCCCTAGATTAAATCAAACAG gtGTCAGAGTACGAGGTGAGCCTCATTTATTAATGATCGGTGATCCTGGTACTGGTAAATCTCAGATATTGCGTACAGCAGGTAAATTAGCAACTAGATCTGTAACAACAACGGGAATAGGAACTACTGCTGCTGGATTAACTGCTGCGGCTGTTAaa gaCTCTGACGGATGGCATTTAGAAGCTGGCGCGCTGGTACTGGCAGACAAAGGTGTCTGTTGTGTTGATGAATTTTCGACAATGAGTTCAAATGACCGGGCGTCAATGCACGAGGCAATGGAACAGCAGACAATATCAATAGCAAAAGGTGGTCTTGTCAGTACTCTTAACACCAGATGTTCATTAGTCGCAGCCACTAATCCCATTGGTGGTAAAATAGTCCAAGATGAAGAGGTAAAAACACGAATTGGCGGGCCGCTGCTCTCACGTTTCGATATTATTCTTCATCTTCAAGACAATCATAATAAAGAATGGGATGAGTTGACTACCAGACATATTATTGATATCAGTTGTGAAGATGAAAAAGAACAGACTGAAAG aaatttaaaaaacccgaTGGTTTTATTAAAGTCTGataatttatggaaaaatgAAAGTTTGAGAGAATATTTTGCTTATGTACATTCATTCGATCCAGTAATTTCTAAGGAAGCGGATAAAATATTGAGctctgtatttttatatttacgatCTAATACTACTGATAGACTTGAAGACAGAACTACTGTTAGACTTTTAGACAGTCTTATCAG ATTAGCAGAAGGCCATGCTAGATtaatgtacaaaaaagttgTTGATGTTCAGGACGCGATTGTTGCAGCACAACTTGTTGGCGTGGTGCCAATGAAAATGGATGCTGGCTGTCCGTTTCCTGAAGATCCTCAAGCGGCATTTGAAGAAGAGG ctgacGCAGTATTAAAGTTATTAGACTCTGATTACTTGACTCCACCAAAAAGTGGACTGTAA
- the LOC103578233 gene encoding secretory carrier-associated membrane protein 5A, which yields MSGFDENPFGEPTINDPFADPAVRRAANTAPTSRGIEDYNPFADPVTGQNNNNQTQQVRGASNPPIYGGVGATQQPATLQPSQEIPPPNYTRTPQQTVTPTLGTLSPSAEQRAEEEWKARREEELRNPAYYRRNNWPPLPDKCCFQPCFYQDIDVDIHTDFQRVVRQLYYLWMFHGLVLILNVIGGFALMLCYKEFQTFCLGILYLILFTPFSFVCWFRPAYKAFKSDSSINFMAFFFVFFFQLVVTSVQGIGIPGAGTCGLIKAISSFDGTGKGTFVGILILMIAVAYGIAAAGDLLMLTKIHRIYRSSGASMSKAQQEFTTTFLRNEHVQTAAGNVAASAVRAQMQANTTQPRY from the exons atgtctGGTTTCGATGAAAATCCTTTCGGTGAACCTACTATTAATGATCCTTTTGCT gaTCCGGCTGTAAGAAGAGCAGCAAACACTGCGCCAACATCGCGTGGTATCGAGGACTATAATCCCTTTGCAGACCCAGTTACtggacaaaataataataatcaaacaCAGCAAGTACGTGGTGCCTCAAACCCCCCGATTTATGGCGGTGTCGGTGCGACGCAGCAACCCGCAACTTTGCAACCGAGTCAGGAAATCCCACCACCAAATTACACACGTACTCCACAGCAAACTGTGACACCAACACTTGGAACTTTATCACCTAGTGCTGAA caGAGAGCTGAAGAAGAATGGAAAGCTAGAAGAGAAGAAGAACTAAGAAATCCAGCTTATTATc gACGAAATAATTGGCCACCATTGCCTGATAAATGTTGTTTTCAACCATGTTTTTATCAAGATATTGATGTTGATATTCATACAGACTTTCAGAGAGTTGTTAGACAATTATATTATCTTTGGATGT ttCATGGActtgtattaatattaaatgtaattggTGGTTTCGCATTAATGCTTTGTTACAAAGAATTCCAAACATTTTGTCTTGGTATACTTTACCTAATACTATTTACACCATTCTCATTTGTCTGTTGGTTCAGACCAGCCTACAAAGCATTCAAGAGTGATAGTTCCATTAATTTTATggcattttttttcgtatttttctttcaacttGTTGTTACTAGTGTACAAGGTATTGGAATCCCTGGAGCCGGCACTTg TGGTTTAATAAAAGCGATATCATCATTTGATGGTACTGGTAAAGGTACATTTGTTGGtatacttatattaatgattGCTGTCGCTTATGGTATTGCGGCTGCTGGTGATCTTTTAATGTTAACgaag atACATCGTATTTATCGTTCGTCTGGTGCAAGCATGTCTAAAGCACAGCAAGAATTCACAACAACATTCTTAAGAAACGAGCATGTACAAACAGCCGCTGGTAATGTTGCTGCAAGTGCTGTCCGTGCACAGATGCAAGCTAATACAACACAGCCGCGTtattga